The Streptomyces sp. NBC_00459 DNA segment TCCGACGCCGACCTTCTCGTACAGCTGGGACGCCGCCCGGTAGGCCTCTCGGAGAGCGGGCAGCGACGACTTGGCGGCCTCCTCGTCGGCTTCCGGTACATCATCGGGGGCGCCCGCGATCTCCGCGCGCTCGGCGCGCAGGGCGCGGGCCGTGCGGCGCGCGTCGTCGGCGGCGCGCTGGGTGGCTCGCCGGTCCTCGTCGGCGGACCGGGCACGCTCCAGCAGTGCCTGTGCGCGGGCCTCCGACTCGACGGCCTCGTCGGCCAGTTCACGCACCTTGACCTGCCATCCGGCACGTTCGCGCAGCCGGTACGCCAGTCCGGCGAGCGCGTCGGCGGCGCGTCGGGCCCGCTGGGCGGACTCCTGCCGCTCGTCCCGCACCCGGGACGCCTCGCTCGCCACCTCGTCGGCCTCGGCCCGTACGGTCCGCGCCTCGGCCAGCTCGGCCTCGGTCTCCTCGGCGAAGGCGCGCGCGTCGTGCGCGGCCCGGGCCAGCTCGACGAGCCGCCCGGCCGGACAGCCCGTACGCCAGGACGTGAGGCGCGCGGCCAGTTCCCGGTCCTTCCCGAGCCGGGCCGCGAGCGTGCGGATCTCCTCCTCCCGCTCACCCGCCCGGGCCCGTAGCGCCTGTCGTTCCTCGTCGGCGGCGTGCTCGTCGTGCATGGCCGGGTTCGGCGGTACGAGGAACACGTCGCCGTCGCCCGGTCCCGGGGCCGGAGTGGGGGCGAGCAGGGCGGCTGCCGTACCGACCGCCACGGCCGACCGGGGCAGCAGGGCCGCCTCGGCAAGGGTCTCGCGGGCACGCGCGTGCGTGCCGGGGTCGGTGATGATGACGCCGTCGACGAGTTCGGGGCGGGCGGCCAGCACGCGCGCGTGGTCGGCGGGGTCGACGGCCTGGGCGAGATAGCGCCAGCCGGGCAGCGCGGGAATGCCGTGTTCGCCGAGGAACTCGACGGTGGCCAGCACGTCGGGGCCGGGCGGCAGCAGTCCGCCGTCACCGAGCGCGCCGAGGATCCGGGCGTCGTCGGCCGCACCTGTCCGCAGCTCGAAGAGCTGCCGCTCGGCGGAGGTGACCCCATCGTCGAGCAGTTCACGGAGTTCGTCGGCGAAGCGGTCCAGCTCCTCGGAGGTCAGGGGACCTTCGTCGGCGGCCCGGGGGACGGCCTTTCCTCCGGCGCCGCTGTCCTCGCCCTCGCTCGCGCCCTGCTGGTGCGGCAGCGCGGCCCGGGCTCGCTGCCGCGCACCACCGGCGGACGGCAGGCTCAGCAGTTCGGCGAGCCGTTCCTCCGCCGCGAGGGCCTCGGCGATGCGCCGCTCGGCGTCGTACGCCCGCTCGGCCGCCGTGGCGGCATCCGCCGCGCGGGCCGCCGTCAGCTCTGCGCGGGATTCTGCGGACGCCGCCTCACGCGCGTGCTCGGAAGCCCGCCGGGAGGCCTCACGGGTGGTGTCCCAGGCCTCGACGGCCGTCTTCTCGGCGTCGCTTGCGGCGAGTGCGGCCCGTGCCGGATCCGCGTCGGGGGCGCTGTCGTCGAGCCAGCCCGCGCGCACGGCCTCGGCGGTCTCCTGCTCGACCTCGCTCAGCCGCTGCCGCAGATGCCCGACCTCACTGCGGGCGCGCTGCGCCTCGGTGGCCGCGCCGGTCGAGTCCCGGTGGGCGACCTCGCTGACCTCCTGAAGGGCGGCGGACCGCTCCTCCTCCTCGTTGGCGAGCGCCTCAGCGCCTTCCGCGGCCGAGTGCAGCGCCCGTACGAGGTCGACGGCCGCCTTGGCGCGGGCGGCGAGCGCCGGGGCCGCGTCCCGTTCGGCCTCGCGGATCGCGACGGCCACGCGCGCGGAGCGGTCGGCGGCGGCGCGGTGCCGCAGGACGACCTCGGCGGCCTGCCAGGCGGAGTGCATGGTGCGCGCGTCGGCCAGTTCGCGCTTCTGCGCGGCTGCCGTCTTCTCCGCCGCCGCGAGTGCCAGCGAGGCGTGCCGGAAGGCGAGTTCGGCGGCGATCAGCGCGCTGCGCTCCCGGCCGCCCTCGGAATGGGTGACGGCATAGGCCGCGGCGGTGACCCGCTGGGCGAGATCGCCGGCCCGGACGCGTTCCTGGACGCCCCGCGCGGACAGCCGGCGGGCGAGGGTGCGCGTACGCCGCTCCGCACCCGCGTGGACGTCCCGCGCGCGGGAACGTGTCTCCGCGGCCTCGACGATCCGGCCGAGCAGGTCCACGGACCCGGCGGTGAAGTCCCGTTCGGCGATCAGTTCGGACCGTCGCCCCAGCTTGTTGCCGAAGCCGCCGACCAGGTCGGCGAGCCCGTCCGTGTCCCGGGTGTCGGTGACCGCGCGCAGCAGCAGGTCGGTGAAGTCGGAGTCCTTCTTGACCGCGAAGAGGCCGGCGGCCTCACCCTCGTCGGCGTTCATCTCCCGCTGGTAGCGGAAGAGTTCGGGGTCGAGACCCAGCTCCCCCAGATGCTCGATCCAGCGGTCGTGGATCTCCTCCCAGTGCACTTCGAGATGCGGATACGCCTTGCCCGCCTCGGTGATCGCGTCCCGGAAGCCCTTCATCGTCCGCCGCCGCCCCTGGGCACCGGAGGCACCCTCCACCGGCGGCCGTACGGCGGTGGACTCCGCGACGGGAAGGTTGTCGAGGCTCAGTCCCGGACCGGGCCGGAAGGAGTACCAGGCCTCGGCGAACTTCCGCGGATCGTTGGAGACCTGCCGCCCCCGCCACTCGCTCGCCTTGCCGACCACCACCAGCTCGCCGGTGAGCGTGTGCTGCCACTCCAGGACCACATGGCCGCAGTCGTCGGCGAGCAGGAACTTCCGCAGCACGCCGGAACTGGCGCCACCGAGCGTGTTGCGGTGGCCCGGCAGCATCACGGAGAAGATCAGCTTGAGGAGTACGGACTTGCCGCCGCCGTTCTCCAGGAAGAGCACGCCCGCCGGCGCGGGCCGACGCGGCGGTCCGACGGGCTCGTCCTCGAAGAACTCCGCCTGGGTGGGCGCGGGGTCGGGCACCGGCTCGCCGACACCCCGCAGGTCAAGCACGGTGTCGGCGTAGCGCGCACCGGCAGGACCGATGGAGTAGAGGCGGACCCGGGACAGCTCGTACATGGCGGGACTCTCGTAGTCGTAAGGGAGTAGTCGGGTTGGGGTGCGAAGGGAGTCGGGGCGGCGGTCAGGAGTGGTGGAAGGGCAGTCCGGCGTCGGCCACCAGCTCCAGGTCGTCGGTGTCCTCGGCGGGCAGCAGCGTCGGCGTCCCGTCGGTGACCGGCACGACACCCAGCTCCAGCAGCTCGGCCATGGCGGCGTTGCCGGCCATGTCCCGGACCTGGAGCTGGTAGCGGGCTGTCGTCCGATACGTGCCGCCGTTGTCGTCACCCGTGCGCTGGAGGAAGCCGGAGTCGGTGAGGAAGGCGACGGCCTTGCCGACGATGCCGGTCGTCGAACCGGCCGGTCTCCGCGCGTCCTTGGTGGCCCCCGTGGCGCTCCGCCTCATCCAGATGCGCCAGGCGGCCTCTAGTCCCGGGGCGTCGCTGACCGGGTCGGTGTTCTCGCCCTGCGCCTCGGCGCGCTCCTCCAGCCGCCGACAGGCCTGGCGGACGAAGGCCTCGACCCCGTTGACGGTGACGCGCCCGATGTAGCCGTCGTCGGCGAGATCCTCGGGGCGCGGAAACGCCATGGCGGCGACGGCGAGATGGGCGAGCCCGTGCAGAAAACGGTCCGAGCCGTCGGCGGACGTACGCCGTGCGTAGTCCCCCATCCGCACGGCGAAGACGGAGTCCTCGGCGGCGGTCACCGCCATCCCCGCGCGCGGGGACACCTCCAGCACGACCAGCCCCAGCCCGGCGGCCACGGCGTCGGCGAGCCGGGCGAAGGCCGAGTCCTCGCGATACCGCCGCAGCAACTCGGCGTACTCCTGGTCCCGTGCGGCCTGAAGCTTGGGCTGAAGCCCAAAGGCGACCAGCCGCGCGGCGTCAGCGGCATCGGCAGGAGTCACAGCGGCAGTGGCCGGGGCCGCCACGACCTCCGGCTCACTCCGGTCGACGAGCTCATTCACAGCTGCAACTCCCTGTTCTTGTAAGCGAGGGGACGGCCGACTCGCCTAGGGGCGCGGGGAACTGCGCGACAAGCCGCGGCGGGTCCGCACCCGGGCGACAACCTCAGCCCGATCACGCTGCCTCCGACCTGCCGGCGGCCATCCCCACCGCGTCCAGCAACGCCATCCCCACGATCAGATCGGCGCCACCGAATTCCGGATCGTCCAGCTCCGTCCCGTCATCGACGGCGAACAACAACTTCTCCTCGCCCTGCCGATAGGCCGTCCCCACCGGCGGACTGGCCGCGTGCACGGCCAGCAGGGCCACCAGGTAGGGAAGTTCCGTGTCGCGAAGGCGCGCCTCTGCCAGCAACCCCGACAAGCGCCGAGGCGCGTCGGCGGGGAGATCCAGCAACTCCATCGCCGCCGCCAACTGCTCCTCGCTGAACCGGCTGTCGTCCGGCGTGGCGATCAGGTCCGGCTCCGGCATCTCCGCCCCGAGATGCTCCCGTTCCACCGGTGGCGTCAGCAGTATGTCCACGAGGTCGCCGACGCGGACCGACACCGGCGCACGAAGCCCCGTCCCGCGCGCGAAGAACGCGTCCGTGACCCGCACCGCCGCCTCCAGGGGCAACGGCAGCACAGGGGCGAGCAGATGGCCGTACAGGTCTGTCCCCGAGGACGTCATCGGTGTCGCGAAGGCCTGTCGGTCCTGCTCCGCGCGGAACAGCGGCCCCGCCTCCAGCAGCCGGGACTGGAGCAGCGTGTGCCGCCGGATGCAGTCCTTGACGATGTCGACGAGTTCGGCGGCACGCCGTTTCTGCTCCGGGTCCTCGGACTCGTCACGGGCCTTGCGGATGTTGGTCAGGATCGCGTTCTCATGTCGGTAGCGGTCGGCGACATGGTCGAGGGCCTCGGCGATCATGTCGGGGACGGTCTCGAGCCAGTCCACCGCGCGCACGTTGCGCCGGGTCGCGTCCAGCGCCCTGCGCAGGGTCTCCGAGTACTGCACGGTCCGGTAGCGGGCCTGCTCCGCGGCGAGCTGGGCGTCGGCCAGCCGGCCCCGGCTGATCAGCACCTCCAGCTTGACCTCGGCGGCGATCTGGGCGCTGGTGACATCGGTGTCGAGGGCGCCGACGAGTACGTTGACCGCCTCGTCCGTCGTACGGAGGTAGACGCTTCCGCCGTACCCCGGGACCTCTTCGATCAGCTTGAAGTCGTAGTCGCGGCGTACATACGTACCGTCCGGCGCGAACGTGCCGTATACGGCCCGGAAGCCGCGGTCGACGCTGCCGACGTTGATCAGGTTCTCCAGGACCCAGCGGGCGACGCGCTCGTGTTCGGTGACGGGCCGCTGCGGGGCCTGGGCGGCGATGCGCGGGATGAGGCGGGCGACGATCTGGTCGTGGTCGGCGCCGGTGTCGAAGTCCATGTTCAGGGTGACCAGGTCGATGGCCGAGAGGGCCACCTCCGCCATGCCGTACACCGAGTACTCGCCCGCGAGATTCGCCTTGCGCGCGTCCAGGTCGTGGAGCGGGGCGGTGCAGGCGAGCGCACGCAGACGCCGCGCCAGGCCCTCGTCGGCGGCCGGGCCCGGAGCGGGGCGCGGCCCCGCGCTGAGCTGGGGCGGAACGCTGTCCGTCGATGCAGGCGAAGTCACGGTGCACAGACTAGGTCCTCGGTCTGACAACGACCCAAACGACTCAGAAGCGACCCGCCGTCACCCCGCCACCGTGCCGTTGACGCCCTGCGGAACACCGCAGGTCCCGAACCCCGTACCGGCTAGCCGTCCTCGCCCACCCGCCGCCGGTAGGCCTCGACCACCCGTTCGAGCGAGTCGCCGAGATAGACCGAAAGGAGCTCCTCGGCCCGCTCCCGGTCACCCGTCTGGAGGGCCTGCAGTATCTGCTGGTTGCGGGCGAGATAGGGCTCGTGCAGGCGCCGCGGGTCGTCCACGACGTGGAAGGCGAGGCGCAGTTCGGCGAAGACGCTGCGCATCAGTTCGTCGGTGCGGGCGCTGCCGGCCAGTGCGACGAGTTCGCCGTGGAAGTGGATGTTGGCCGTACCCAGCCCTTTCCAGTCACCGTCGCGCGCCGCCCGCTGCCCCTCGTCGACGGCCGCCGCGAGGTTCTCCAGGGCGTAGGGCGGTTCCCCGAGGCCGCGGACCACGGCGCACTCGACGAGGGCGCGGGTGCGGTAGATGTCCTCGACGTCCTCGACCGTGAGGACCCGTACGAAGACACCTCTGTTGAGCTCGTGGATCAACAGGCGTTCGTGCGTGAGCAGCCGAAATGCCTCGCGCAGCGTGTTGCGGGAGACGCCGAGGGCCCCGCCGATGCTGTCCTCGGACAGCCGGGTCCCGGGCGGGAAGTACCCGTCGGCGATCCGGCTCCTGAGGATGTCCGACACCCGCTCGGCGGTACTGGTGCGCCCGAGGAGCGCGCGGTCGTCGGCCAGTCCCGTCAGCTGCTCTGCCATGCCCGGAATTCAATCGTAGATACAAGAACGAAACAACACGGGTATTGAAGGATCGTTCAACGATCCTCTACCTTGCTGAACAGACACCGCCGGATCCACGCGGTGCCGACCGCTCCCGCACCGCTCATCCCGAAGCACCCTCCGTCCCTCATCTGCGAGGTGCACATGAGCACGACCCCTCCACCGCAGGCCCTGTCCGCCGAATCCCGCCCCGGAACGGGTGAACCCGCCGTCGACGAAGGCGCGTTCGCCTGGCTGCGGGCACTGGGCCCGCGCGGTCGCCGCGCCTTCGGCGGCGCGTTCGGCGGCTACGCCCTGGACTCGTACGACTACTTCACACTGCCCCTGACGATGGTGGCGCTGTCCGCCTACTTCGGTCTGAACAGCGGTCAGACCGGGCTGTTCACCACCGTCACCCTGGTCGTCTCCGCGGTGGGCGGCGCCGGCGCGGGAGTGCTCGCGGACCGGATCGGCCGGGTCAAGGCGCTGATGATCACGGTGATCACGTACGCGGTCTTCACCGTCGCCTGCGGCTTCGCGCCCAACTACGAGACGCTGCTGGTGTTCCGCGCCCTCCAGGGACTCGGTTTCGGCGGTGAGTGGGCCGTCGGCGCGATCCTGGTGGCCGAGTACGCGAGCCCGAAGCACCGCGGCCGTACGCTCGGCGCGATCCAGAGCTCCTGGGCCGTGGGGTGGGGCCTGGCCGTGGTCGTCTACACCGTGGTCTTCTCGTTCCTCGACGACGACCTGGCCTGGCGCGTGATGTTCTGGACCGGCGCTCTGCCCGCCCTGCTGGTCGTCTGGGTGCGGCGCTCGGTGCAGGACGCGCCCCGGGCGGTCGCCGAGCGCGAGAAGAACCCACAGAAGGGCTCGTTCGCGACCATCTTCAAGCCCGGCACGCCCGAGGCACCCGGACTGCTGCGCATCACGATCTTCGCGGGCCTGCTGTCCACCGGTGTCCAGGGCGGCTACTACACCCTCGCCACCTGGGTGCCCACCTACCTCAAGACGGAACGGGGACTGTCGGTCGTCGGGACCGGTTCGTATCTCGCCTTCCTGATCTCCGGAGCCTTCGTCGGCTATCTGACCGGCGGGTATCTCACCGACCGGATCGGCCGCAGGCGCAACATCTGGCTGTTCGCGGTCCTCTCGGCGCTGTGCATCCTCGCTTACGCGAACATCCCCACGGGCTCCAACAACCTTCTCCTGGTGCTCGGTTTCCCGCTCGGGTTCTGTATGTCGGCGATCTTCAGCGGCTTCGGCTCCTATCTGAGCGAGCTGTACCCGACCGCTGTGCGCGGCACCGGGCAGGGCTTCACCTACAACACCGGGCGCGCCGTCGGCGCCGTCTTCCCCACCACGGTCGGCTTCCTGGCCGACAGTTGGGGTGTGGGCGGCGCGCTGGTCTTCGGCGCGATCGGATACGGCATCGCCGCCCTGGCACTGCTCGGCCTGCCGGAGACCCGCGGAAAGGAACTCCAGTGAACCGTACGGAAGACCGCCCCCTGTCCCTCGTCCACGAGTACGCGCACGCGTGGAGCCCGAAATCCGGGCGAGCCCGGTTCCGCGCGGGGCTGACGGGCCCCACGGCGGGTGTCGCGGCCGGCCACACCCAGGTCAACCTGATCTCGGTGCCCGCCGACTGGGCGTACGACATGCTGCTGTTCTGTCAGCGCAACCAGAAGCCCTGCCCGGTCCTGGACGTCACGGACGCCGGTTCCTGGACCACCGTCCTCGCCGAGGGCGCGGACCTGCGCACCGACCTGCCGCGCTACCGGGTCTGGCGGGACGGCGAGCTGACGGAGGAGCCCACGGACGTGCTCTCCCACTGGCGCGACGATCTCGTGACGTTCCTCATCGGGTGCAGTTTCACCTTCGAGTGGGCGCTCGCCGAGGCGGGCGTCCCGATCCGGCACATCGAGCAGGGCCGCAACGTCCCGATGTACGTGACCAACCGTCAGTGCCGTCCCGCCGGGCGGCTGCACGGCCCGATGGTGGTGTCCATGCGCCCGGTGCCGCCGCAGCATCTGGCGGCCGCGATCCGGGAGAGCAGCCTGCTCCCGGCGGTGCACGGCAGCCCCGTACACTGCGGCGACCCGTCTGGGCTCGGCATCGACGACCTCGGCCGACCTGACTTCGGCGAACCGGTGGACCTCGCGCCGGACGACATCCCGGTGTTCTGGGCCTGCGGGGTGACCCCGCAGGCCGCGGTGACGGCGTCCCGTCCGCCCTTCGCCATCACCCACGCGCCGGGACAGATGTTCCTCACCGACACCCGCGACGAGCAGTACCGCGTCGCCTGACCGGAGCGTGACAGGAGTCCGGAAGATGATCGACCTCAACGCCGACCTCGGCGAGGGCTTCGGCCGCTGGCGGCTGACCGACGACGAACAGCTGCTGTCCGTCGTCACCAGCGCCAACGTGGCCTGCGGCTTCCACGCCGGGGACCCGGTCACCATGCGGCGCGTGTGCGACCGGGCGGCCGAGCGCGGCGTACGGATCGGCGCCCAGGTCTCCTACCGCGATCTGGCGGGCTTCGGGCGGCGCGCGATGGATGTGCCGCCCGACGAACTGGCGGCCGAGGTGGCCTACCAGATCGGCGCCCTGGAGGTCTTCGCACGCGCCGCGGGCACGCGCGTGTCGTACGTCAAGCCGCACGGCGCGCTCTACAACCGCGTCGTGCACGACGCGGAGCAGGCGGGGGCGGTGATCGCCGGCGTGCTTCTGGCCGACAAGGGGCTGCCGGTGCTCGGGCTGCCCGGCTCGCGCCTGCTGGAGCTCGCCGAGGGGGCGGGCCTCCCGGCCGTCCCCGAGGCGTTCGCCGACCGCGCGTACACCGAGGAGGCCACTCTCGTGCCGCGCGGCCGGGAAGGGGCGTTGGTGACCGACCCGGAGGCCGTCGTGGCACGTTCGGTGACCCTCGCCCGGACCGGCGTGGTCGCGTCGCTCTCCGGAACGCCCCTCGCGATCCGCGCCCGCTCCCTGTGCGTCCACGGCGACACACCCGGCGCGGTGGACCTGGCCCGCCGGATCCGGGAGCGCATCGAAGCGTCGGGCGTCCGCGTGGAGGCCTTCGTATGAGCGGGACCGGCACGACGAGCGGGACGACGCACGGGATGAGGGCGCTGCCCGTCGGCGACGACGCGCTGCTGGTCGAGGTCTCCTCCGGCGAACAGGCCCAGGCCCTGCACGCGGAACTGCTGCGCCGCCGCGCGGAGGGCACCCTGACCGTACGGGAGATCGTCCCCGCCGCCCGTACGGTCCTCCTCGACGGCCTCGACGACCCCACCCGGCTGGCCACCGAACTGACCGCCTCGCAAGTGCCCCCGGCGCTCCCCCTCACCCAGGAGATCATCGAACTCCCGATCCGCTACGACGGCCCGGACCTCGCCGACGTCGCCGCCCTGTGGGGCGTGTCCGAGGAAGAGGTGGCGCGCATCCACGCGGGCACCGAGTTCCGTGTCGCCTTCTGCGGTTTCGCGCCCGGCTTCGGCTATCTCACCGGTCTCCCGGCCCGCTACGACGTACCAAGGCGCGCCACTCCGCGGACGTCCGTTCCGGCAGGAGCGGTGGGACTGGCGGGCCCGTACACGGGTGTGTACCCGCGTTCGTCGCCGGGCGGCTGGCAGTTGATCGGTACGACGGGCGCTGTCCTGTGGGACCACACGCGCGTGCCGGCCGCGCTGCTGTCGCCTGGCACCCGGGTCCGTTTCGTCCCGGTCGGCCGCCCATGACGGATCGTGCGCTCGCGGTCGTACGGGCGGGGGCGCTGACCACCGTGCAGGACCAGGGGCGTCCCGGGTACGCCCATCTCGGGGTGCCACGCTCCGGCGCCCTGGACACGCTCACGGCGGCGCTCGTCAACCGGCTGGTCGGCAACCCGTCCGGGGCGGCCGTCCTCGAAACCACCCTCAACGGCTGCGCCCTGCGCCCACGTTGCCCGGTCACCGTCGCGGTCGGCGGCGCCCCCTGCCCGGTCACGGTGGACGGCCGCCCGGTGGCCTGGGGAGCCGCGGTGCAGGTGCCCGGCGGTGCGCTGCTGAACGTCGGAGCGGCCCTCTCCGGAGTACGCGGTTACGTGGCCGTCTCGGGCGGGATCGCCGTCGAGCCGGTCCTCGGCAGCCGGTCCACCGACCTGCTGTCCGGCCTGGGCCCGCCGCCCCTCACGGACGGCGCGGTGCTGCCCCTGGGGCATGTGATCGGCGGGCACGCGCGCGTGGACGTCGGTCCGCAGCCGGCGCCCCCGGCCGAGCTCGTGCTCCGGGTGACCGTCGGGCCCCGCGACGACTGGTTCACGCCGGCGGCCCTGCGCGCCTTCACCAAGTCCACCTACCGCGTGTCCTCCGCGAGCAACCGCATCGGGCTGCGCACGGAAGGCCCTTCCCTGGAGCGGGCCTTTGCCGGTGAACTCCCCAGTGAGGGCATGGTCCTGGGCGCGGTCCAGGTGCCTCCGGACGGCAGGCCGGTGGTCTTCCTCGCCGACCATCCCACCACCGGCGGCTATCCGGTGATCGCCGTCGTACGCACCGCGGACCTGCGCGCCGCCGCCCAGGCGGCGCCGGACACCCCGGTCAGGTTCGTGCCCGTACGCCGCGGTTGAGCCGCCCGGTGCCGGTCC contains these protein-coding regions:
- the pxpB gene encoding 5-oxoprolinase subunit PxpB, with protein sequence MRALPVGDDALLVEVSSGEQAQALHAELLRRRAEGTLTVREIVPAARTVLLDGLDDPTRLATELTASQVPPALPLTQEIIELPIRYDGPDLADVAALWGVSEEEVARIHAGTEFRVAFCGFAPGFGYLTGLPARYDVPRRATPRTSVPAGAVGLAGPYTGVYPRSSPGGWQLIGTTGAVLWDHTRVPAALLSPGTRVRFVPVGRP
- a CDS encoding putative hydro-lyase; this translates as MNRTEDRPLSLVHEYAHAWSPKSGRARFRAGLTGPTAGVAAGHTQVNLISVPADWAYDMLLFCQRNQKPCPVLDVTDAGSWTTVLAEGADLRTDLPRYRVWRDGELTEEPTDVLSHWRDDLVTFLIGCSFTFEWALAEAGVPIRHIEQGRNVPMYVTNRQCRPAGRLHGPMVVSMRPVPPQHLAAAIRESSLLPAVHGSPVHCGDPSGLGIDDLGRPDFGEPVDLAPDDIPVFWACGVTPQAAVTASRPPFAITHAPGQMFLTDTRDEQYRVA
- a CDS encoding biotin-dependent carboxyltransferase family protein, with the protein product MTDRALAVVRAGALTTVQDQGRPGYAHLGVPRSGALDTLTAALVNRLVGNPSGAAVLETTLNGCALRPRCPVTVAVGGAPCPVTVDGRPVAWGAAVQVPGGALLNVGAALSGVRGYVAVSGGIAVEPVLGSRSTDLLSGLGPPPLTDGAVLPLGHVIGGHARVDVGPQPAPPAELVLRVTVGPRDDWFTPAALRAFTKSTYRVSSASNRIGLRTEGPSLERAFAGELPSEGMVLGAVQVPPDGRPVVFLADHPTTGGYPVIAVVRTADLRAAAQAAPDTPVRFVPVRRG
- a CDS encoding GntR family transcriptional regulator, which translates into the protein MAEQLTGLADDRALLGRTSTAERVSDILRSRIADGYFPPGTRLSEDSIGGALGVSRNTLREAFRLLTHERLLIHELNRGVFVRVLTVEDVEDIYRTRALVECAVVRGLGEPPYALENLAAAVDEGQRAARDGDWKGLGTANIHFHGELVALAGSARTDELMRSVFAELRLAFHVVDDPRRLHEPYLARNQQILQALQTGDRERAEELLSVYLGDSLERVVEAYRRRVGEDG
- a CDS encoding MFS transporter; translation: MSTTPPPQALSAESRPGTGEPAVDEGAFAWLRALGPRGRRAFGGAFGGYALDSYDYFTLPLTMVALSAYFGLNSGQTGLFTTVTLVVSAVGGAGAGVLADRIGRVKALMITVITYAVFTVACGFAPNYETLLVFRALQGLGFGGEWAVGAILVAEYASPKHRGRTLGAIQSSWAVGWGLAVVVYTVVFSFLDDDLAWRVMFWTGALPALLVVWVRRSVQDAPRAVAEREKNPQKGSFATIFKPGTPEAPGLLRITIFAGLLSTGVQGGYYTLATWVPTYLKTERGLSVVGTGSYLAFLISGAFVGYLTGGYLTDRIGRRRNIWLFAVLSALCILAYANIPTGSNNLLLVLGFPLGFCMSAIFSGFGSYLSELYPTAVRGTGQGFTYNTGRAVGAVFPTTVGFLADSWGVGGALVFGAIGYGIAALALLGLPETRGKELQ
- a CDS encoding LamB/YcsF family protein; translated protein: MIDLNADLGEGFGRWRLTDDEQLLSVVTSANVACGFHAGDPVTMRRVCDRAAERGVRIGAQVSYRDLAGFGRRAMDVPPDELAAEVAYQIGALEVFARAAGTRVSYVKPHGALYNRVVHDAEQAGAVIAGVLLADKGLPVLGLPGSRLLELAEGAGLPAVPEAFADRAYTEEATLVPRGREGALVTDPEAVVARSVTLARTGVVASLSGTPLAIRARSLCVHGDTPGAVDLARRIRERIEASGVRVEAFV